One Mycolicibacterium sarraceniae genomic window carries:
- a CDS encoding class II 3-deoxy-7-phosphoheptulonate synthase yields MNWTVDVPIDQLPSLPPLPADLRARLDAALTKPALQQPSWDPEQAAAMRTVLESVPPVTVPTEIEKLKSQLADVALGKAFLLQGGDCAETFVDNTEPHIRANIRTLLQMAVVLTYGASMPVVKVARIAGQYAKPRSSDTDALGLRSYRGDMVNGFAADAAVREHDPSRLVRAYANASAAMNLVRALTSSGMASLHQVHDWNREFVRTSPAGARYEALAGEIDRGLRFMSACRVDDRNLDTAEIFASHEALVLDYERAMLRMDMGDPAADGPPRLYDLSAHYVWIGERTRQLDGAHVAFAEVIANPIGVKIGPTTSPELAVEYVERLDPNNEPGRLTLVSRMGNHKVRDVLPGIIEKVQASGHRVIWQCDPMHGNTHESSTGYKTRHFDRIVDEVQGFFEVHRALGTHPGGMHVEITGENVTECLGGAQDISDSDLSGRYETACDPRLNTQQSLELAFLVAEMLRD; encoded by the coding sequence GTGAACTGGACCGTTGATGTACCCATCGACCAGCTGCCGTCGCTGCCGCCACTGCCGGCTGACCTGCGCGCACGGCTCGATGCGGCACTGACGAAGCCGGCACTACAGCAGCCCAGCTGGGACCCCGAGCAGGCTGCGGCCATGCGCACGGTGCTCGAGAGCGTGCCGCCGGTCACCGTGCCCACCGAGATCGAGAAGCTGAAGTCCCAGTTGGCCGATGTGGCGCTTGGCAAGGCTTTTCTGCTGCAGGGCGGTGACTGTGCCGAGACGTTCGTCGACAACACCGAGCCCCACATCCGCGCCAACATCCGCACGCTGCTACAGATGGCCGTCGTCCTGACCTACGGCGCCAGCATGCCGGTGGTCAAGGTCGCCCGCATCGCCGGCCAGTACGCCAAACCGCGCTCCTCGGACACCGACGCGCTGGGGCTGCGGTCCTACCGCGGTGACATGGTCAACGGGTTTGCCGCGGACGCCGCTGTGCGCGAACATGATCCGTCCCGCCTGGTGCGCGCCTACGCCAACGCGAGCGCGGCGATGAACCTCGTGCGGGCGTTGACGTCTTCTGGCATGGCTTCGCTGCACCAGGTGCACGACTGGAACCGCGAATTCGTCCGCACCTCGCCGGCCGGTGCCCGCTATGAGGCGTTGGCCGGTGAAATCGACCGTGGTCTGCGATTCATGAGCGCGTGCCGGGTCGATGACCGCAATCTGGACACCGCCGAGATCTTCGCCAGCCATGAGGCGCTGGTGCTGGACTACGAGCGGGCGATGCTGCGGATGGACATGGGAGATCCAGCAGCTGATGGTCCGCCTCGGCTTTACGACCTGTCGGCGCACTATGTGTGGATCGGGGAACGCACCCGTCAGCTCGACGGCGCCCATGTGGCGTTCGCCGAGGTGATCGCCAACCCCATCGGGGTGAAGATCGGCCCGACCACCTCGCCGGAACTGGCGGTGGAATACGTCGAGCGACTCGATCCGAACAACGAGCCCGGCCGGCTCACGCTGGTCAGCCGGATGGGTAACCACAAGGTGCGCGACGTGCTGCCCGGGATCATCGAAAAGGTGCAGGCCTCCGGTCATCGGGTGATCTGGCAGTGCGATCCGATGCACGGCAACACCCACGAATCCTCGACGGGTTACAAGACCCGTCACTTCGACCGCATCGTCGATGAGGTGCAGGGTTTCTTCGAGGTGCACCGGGCGCTGGGCACCCATCCCGGCGGTATGCACGTCGAGATCACCGGCGAGAACGTCACCGAATGCCTTGGCGGCGCGCAGGACATCTCGGACTCCGACCTGAGTGGTCGCTACGAGACGGCCTGCGATCCGCGGCTGAACACCCAGCAGAGCCTGGAATTGGCGTTCCTGGTCGCGGAGATGCTGCGCGACTAG
- a CDS encoding glycosyltransferase 87 family protein: MSMRRLPDLGSVGKPRLTTGWRVTQVAIVALLANAGWILFAKIPYRIDIEVYRMGGQAWLDGRPLYAGDAMFHTLVGLDLPFTYPPLAAIVFSPFAWMPLPVASVTITVITLLLVLLSTWIMLSRLAVWPSSAITREPAWLRRAWLAAGIVALAVMYLEPIDANFDFGQINVVLMTLVIADCLPRRTPWPRGLLLGIAIALKLTPAVFLLYFLLRRDGRAALTAVASFVVASLLGCALAWRDSAEYWSTTIMHTDRIGSAALNTNQNIAGALARLGMDKSTHFVLWTLACFAALGLTIWAVRRVLGATRADGGNSGEEPTLALMCVALFGLVVSPVSWSHHWVWALPTVITCAVIAYRRRNVALGTVTATGVALMMWIPLELLPKHHEDTASWWRQLLGMSYVWWALAVIVVAGLTVATAGTSPRRSSGSEPAADLVHPA, from the coding sequence ATGAGTATGCGGCGGTTGCCCGATCTGGGCAGTGTGGGGAAGCCCCGGCTGACCACGGGGTGGCGGGTGACGCAGGTCGCGATCGTCGCGCTGCTGGCGAACGCCGGCTGGATATTGTTCGCGAAGATCCCCTACCGGATCGATATCGAGGTCTACCGGATGGGCGGTCAGGCCTGGCTGGACGGGCGGCCGCTCTATGCCGGTGATGCGATGTTCCACACGCTGGTCGGGCTGGATCTGCCGTTCACCTATCCCCCGCTGGCCGCCATCGTGTTCAGCCCGTTCGCCTGGATGCCACTGCCGGTGGCCAGCGTGACGATCACGGTGATCACGCTGCTGCTGGTGCTGCTGTCCACCTGGATCATGCTGAGCCGCCTGGCGGTGTGGCCCTCCTCGGCGATCACCCGGGAACCGGCGTGGTTGCGTCGGGCCTGGCTGGCCGCCGGCATCGTGGCGCTGGCCGTGATGTACCTCGAGCCCATCGACGCAAATTTCGACTTCGGCCAGATCAACGTGGTGCTGATGACGCTGGTGATCGCGGACTGCCTGCCGCGGCGCACCCCCTGGCCGCGCGGGCTGCTGCTGGGTATCGCGATCGCGCTGAAGCTCACACCCGCGGTGTTCCTGCTGTATTTCCTGCTGCGCCGCGACGGCCGTGCCGCGCTGACCGCGGTCGCCTCCTTCGTCGTCGCCAGCCTGCTGGGCTGCGCCCTGGCCTGGCGCGACTCTGCGGAGTACTGGAGCACGACGATCATGCACACCGATCGCATCGGCAGCGCGGCGCTGAACACCAACCAGAACATCGCCGGCGCGCTGGCCCGCCTCGGCATGGACAAGAGCACCCACTTCGTGTTGTGGACGCTGGCCTGCTTCGCCGCGCTGGGCCTGACGATCTGGGCGGTGCGGCGGGTGCTGGGTGCTACCCGCGCGGATGGCGGGAATTCGGGAGAAGAACCGACGCTGGCGCTGATGTGCGTGGCCCTGTTCGGCCTGGTGGTCTCGCCGGTGTCGTGGTCGCACCATTGGGTGTGGGCCTTGCCGACGGTCATCACCTGCGCGGTGATCGCCTACCGCCGCCGCAACGTTGCATTGGGCACCGTCACCGCCACCGGGGTGGCGTTGATGATGTGGATTCCGCTGGAGCTATTGCCCAAGCATCACGAGGACACGGCGTCCTGGTGGCGCCAGCTACTCGGGATGTCCTACGTGTGGTGGGCACTCGCGGTGATCGTCGTCGCGGGACTGACGGTGGCCACAGCGGGCACTAGCCCGCGGCGCTCGTCGGGATCCGAGCCGGCGGCTGATCTGGTCCACCCGGCTTAG
- a CDS encoding lysophospholipid acyltransferase family protein, protein MWYWLFKYIFMGPLLALLGRPKVEGLEHVPSSGPVILASNHLAVADSFYLPLVVSRRITFLAKSEYFTGTGITGFFTRWFYTAAGQVPIDRADADAAQAALTTAERLLKQGKLLGMYPEGTRSPDGRLYKGKTGLARLALETQVPVIPVAMIGTDVVNPPGTKRWRFGRVTVRFGKPMDFSRFDGLAGNRFIERAVVDEVMYELMELSGQEYVDIYAATLKNVDPKPGGPDQPPARIPTSAAG, encoded by the coding sequence AAGTACATCTTCATGGGTCCCTTGCTGGCTTTGCTCGGTAGGCCGAAAGTCGAAGGGCTGGAACACGTTCCAAGCTCCGGACCGGTGATCCTGGCCAGCAATCACCTGGCGGTGGCGGACAGCTTCTACCTGCCGCTGGTGGTGAGCCGGCGGATCACGTTCTTGGCGAAGTCCGAATATTTCACCGGTACGGGCATCACCGGCTTCTTCACCCGGTGGTTCTACACCGCGGCCGGCCAGGTGCCGATCGACCGCGCCGATGCCGATGCCGCCCAGGCCGCGCTCACGACCGCCGAGCGCCTGCTGAAGCAGGGCAAGCTGCTCGGCATGTATCCCGAGGGCACCCGGTCACCCGACGGCCGGCTCTACAAAGGCAAGACCGGGCTGGCCCGGCTCGCCCTGGAAACCCAGGTTCCGGTGATTCCGGTCGCGATGATCGGAACCGACGTGGTCAACCCGCCCGGAACGAAAAGGTGGCGTTTCGGCCGGGTGACGGTGCGCTTCGGCAAGCCGATGGATTTCTCCCGATTCGACGGTCTGGCCGGTAACCGGTTCATCGAGCGCGCCGTCGTCGATGAGGTCATGTACGAGCTGATGGAGCTGTCGGGTCAGGAGTACGTCGACATCTACGCCGCGACGCTGAAGAACGTCGACCCTAAGCCGGGTGGACCAGATCAGCCGCCGGCTCGGATCCCGACGAGCGCCGCGGGCTAG
- a CDS encoding polyadenylate-specific 3'-exoribonuclease AS, whose protein sequence is MRFFYDTEFIDNGRIIDLISIGVVAEDGREYYAISTEFDPESAGKWVRTNVLPKLPSPSSQLWQSRRQIRESLEEFFGIDGAEPIELWAWVAAYDHVALCQLWGPMTSLPPQIPRFTRELRQFWEERGCPRMPPRPHDTHDALVDARHNMRRYVLMTSGVDGGPAVAERYPPASER, encoded by the coding sequence GTGCGGTTCTTCTACGACACCGAGTTCATCGACAACGGCCGGATCATCGACCTGATCTCAATCGGGGTGGTGGCCGAGGATGGGCGCGAGTACTACGCGATCTCAACCGAATTCGACCCCGAGTCTGCCGGCAAGTGGGTACGCACCAACGTGCTCCCGAAACTGCCGAGCCCGTCATCGCAGCTGTGGCAGTCCCGGCGCCAGATCCGGGAAAGCCTGGAGGAATTCTTCGGCATCGACGGTGCCGAGCCGATCGAGCTGTGGGCCTGGGTGGCTGCCTACGACCATGTAGCGCTGTGCCAGTTGTGGGGACCGATGACCAGCCTGCCGCCCCAGATCCCGCGGTTCACCCGCGAGTTGCGCCAGTTCTGGGAAGAGCGCGGCTGCCCGCGGATGCCACCTCGTCCCCATGACACCCATGATGCGCTCGTCGACGCCCGGCACAACATGCGCCGGTACGTGCTGATGACCTCCGGCGTCGACGGTGGCCCCGCCGTTGCCGAGCGGTACCCCCCCGCCTCGGAGCGGTGA